A part of bacterium genomic DNA contains:
- the sufC gene encoding Fe-S cluster assembly ATPase SufC, with product MLEIKNLHAKVEDKEILKGINLQVKAGEVHAIMGPNGSGKSTLAQVLAGRENFEVTQGEVRYQGKNLLAMDVEERSREGIFLAFQYPIEIPGVSNAHFLKTALNAIRKHRGQEELDAIDFLALVKEKMKLLQMDPGFLNRGVNEGFSGGEKKRNEILQMAMLDPKLALLDETDSGLDIDSLKIVAGGVNALRNSERGIILVTHYQRLLDYIVPDQVHVLSAGQIVTSGDKELALHLEERGYGWVLGQEAKAAGA from the coding sequence CTGTTAGAGATAAAAAATCTTCATGCCAAAGTAGAGGACAAGGAAATCCTCAAGGGCATCAACCTCCAGGTGAAGGCCGGCGAAGTCCACGCCATCATGGGCCCCAACGGCTCGGGCAAGAGCACCTTGGCCCAGGTCCTGGCCGGCCGCGAGAACTTCGAGGTCACCCAGGGCGAGGTCCGCTACCAGGGCAAAAACCTGCTGGCGATGGACGTCGAAGAGCGCTCCCGCGAAGGGATCTTCCTGGCCTTTCAATACCCGATCGAAATTCCCGGCGTGAGCAACGCCCATTTCCTGAAGACCGCGCTCAACGCGATCCGCAAGCACCGCGGCCAGGAAGAGCTCGACGCCATCGACTTCCTGGCCTTGGTCAAGGAGAAGATGAAGCTGCTCCAGATGGACCCCGGCTTCCTCAACCGCGGCGTCAACGAGGGCTTCTCGGGCGGCGAGAAGAAGCGAAACGAGATTTTGCAGATGGCCATGCTCGATCCCAAGCTGGCCCTGCTCGACGAGACCGACTCCGGCCTCGACATCGACTCGCTCAAGATCGTGGCCGGCGGGGTCAATGCCCTGCGCAATTCCGAGCGCGGCATCATCCTGGTCACCCACTACCAGCGGCTCCTCGATTACATCGTGCCCGACCAGGTCCACGTCCTCTCGGCCGGCCAGATCGTGACTTCCGGCGACAAGGAGCTGGCCCTCCACCTCGAGGAGCGGGGCTACGGCTGGGTCCTGGGCCAGGAAGCGAAAGCGGCGGGGGCCTAG
- the sufD gene encoding Fe-S cluster assembly protein SufD, whose protein sequence is MATNFQEQFDQERPLAGPAFWRNLRRQGLERFADLGFPTRRLEAWKYTGVQGIAEGDFRLAKDKELANFTLEEMHRLAFSILPGPRLVFLNGFFHPVLSDLNGLPAGVKVKSLAQALLEEPARIEAALGSRVKVEDRAFAALNAAFLSDGAFICLPKGVEVAAPIQLLFVSRSNGQATISHPRVLILAEAGSKASVIETYVGAGSYFTNAVTEILVEAGAQLEHVKLQGESESAFHVASIGVHQERDSRYANHSISLGAALARHDIETVLDAEGAFGALNGLYMVTGKQHVDHHTNIEHAKPHGGSVELYKGILDGQSQAVFDGRILVKPDAQQTSSQQTNKNLLLSDEALVNTKPLLEIFANDVKCSHGATIGRLDENQVFYLRSRGIDQSLARSLLTYAFASDLLAALPHEPLRERLKGLIFSRLMPGKEAA, encoded by the coding sequence ATGGCGACCAATTTCCAAGAGCAGTTCGATCAGGAAAGGCCGCTGGCCGGCCCGGCTTTCTGGCGGAACCTCCGCCGCCAAGGCTTGGAGCGCTTCGCGGACTTGGGTTTTCCGACTCGCCGCTTGGAGGCCTGGAAGTACACCGGCGTCCAAGGCATCGCCGAAGGCGATTTCCGCTTAGCCAAGGACAAGGAGCTGGCCAATTTCACGCTCGAGGAGATGCATCGCCTGGCCTTCAGCATTTTGCCGGGGCCGCGGCTGGTTTTCCTCAACGGATTTTTCCATCCGGTGCTTTCGGATTTGAACGGCCTGCCGGCGGGGGTGAAGGTCAAGAGCCTGGCCCAAGCCTTGCTGGAAGAGCCGGCCCGGATCGAAGCCGCGCTCGGCAGCCGGGTGAAGGTGGAGGACCGGGCTTTCGCGGCCTTGAACGCGGCTTTCTTAAGCGACGGCGCCTTCATCTGCCTGCCGAAGGGCGTCGAAGTGGCGGCCCCGATCCAGCTGCTCTTCGTCTCTCGTTCCAACGGTCAGGCGACGATCTCCCACCCCCGGGTCTTGATCCTGGCCGAGGCCGGGTCCAAGGCCTCGGTGATCGAGACCTACGTCGGCGCCGGCTCCTACTTCACCAACGCGGTGACCGAGATCCTGGTCGAGGCGGGCGCCCAGCTCGAGCACGTCAAGCTCCAGGGCGAAAGCGAGTCGGCCTTCCACGTCGCCTCGATCGGCGTCCATCAGGAGCGCGACAGCCGCTATGCCAACCATTCGATCTCGCTCGGCGCGGCCCTGGCCCGCCACGACATCGAGACCGTCCTCGACGCCGAGGGCGCCTTCGGCGCTCTGAACGGGCTTTACATGGTGACCGGCAAGCAGCACGTCGATCACCACACCAATATCGAGCACGCCAAGCCTCACGGCGGCAGCGTCGAGCTCTACAAGGGCATCCTCGACGGCCAATCTCAGGCCGTCTTCGACGGCCGGATCCTGGTGAAGCCCGACGCCCAGCAGACTTCCTCCCAGCAGACCAACAAAAACCTGCTGCTCTCCGACGAGGCCTTGGTCAACACCAAGCCCTTGCTCGAAATTTTCGCCAACGATGTGAAATGCAGCCACGGCGCCACCATCGGCCGGCTCGACGAGAACCAGGTCTTCTACCTCCGGTCCCGCGGCATCGACCAGAGCCTGGCCCGGAGCCTGCTGACCTACGCCTTCGCCAGCGACCTCTTGGCGGCCTTGCCCCACGAACCGCTGCGCGAGCGCCTCAAGGGCTTGATTTTCTCGCGGCTGATGCCGGGAAAGGAGGCCGCGTGA
- a CDS encoding cysteine desulfurase, with the protein MSQTSVQAKPATNAGLHWDVQRLRKDFPILSTLAQGKPLVYLDNAATSQKPQIVIDRLAKYYESENANIHRGVHMLSEKATEEYEHARTKIQHFLNAKEAREIIFVRGATEAINLVAQSWGWKNIKPGDEILITNLEHHSNIVPWQMLCERSGAVLKVVPINDAGELILEEFEKLLGPKTKLLAVNQVSNGLGTINPVRWMIEQAHAQGVPVLIDGAQAVPHLKVDVRALDADFYVFSGHKLFGPTGIGVLYAKAHLLEAMPPWQGGGDMISSVTFEKSTYNVVPYKFEAGTPDISGAIGLGAAVDYLNSICFGGAAAYEHELLEYGTALLQEIPGLKIVGTAKEKASVLSFTMGDIHPHDIGTVLDLEGVAIRTGHHCNMPLMKRLGLAATARASMAFYNTKEELDVLARSLRKVKEVFG; encoded by the coding sequence GTGAGCCAGACCTCGGTCCAAGCCAAGCCGGCGACGAATGCCGGCCTCCATTGGGATGTCCAAAGGCTGCGCAAGGACTTCCCGATCCTTTCGACCCTGGCCCAGGGCAAGCCCTTGGTCTATCTCGACAATGCCGCGACTTCGCAGAAGCCCCAGATCGTCATCGACCGACTGGCCAAGTACTACGAATCGGAGAACGCCAACATCCATCGCGGCGTCCACATGCTGAGCGAGAAGGCCACCGAGGAGTACGAGCACGCTCGGACCAAGATCCAGCATTTTCTCAACGCCAAGGAAGCCCGCGAGATTATCTTCGTCCGCGGCGCGACCGAGGCGATCAATTTGGTGGCCCAGAGCTGGGGCTGGAAAAATATCAAGCCGGGCGACGAGATCCTGATCACCAACCTCGAGCATCATTCCAACATCGTGCCCTGGCAGATGCTCTGCGAGCGGAGCGGCGCGGTCCTCAAGGTGGTGCCGATCAACGACGCCGGCGAGCTGATTTTGGAAGAATTCGAGAAGCTGCTCGGCCCCAAGACCAAGCTGCTGGCGGTCAACCAGGTTTCCAACGGCCTCGGCACGATCAATCCGGTTCGCTGGATGATCGAGCAGGCCCACGCCCAGGGCGTGCCGGTGCTGATCGACGGCGCCCAGGCCGTGCCTCATCTCAAGGTCGACGTCCGGGCTTTGGACGCCGACTTCTACGTCTTCTCGGGCCACAAGCTCTTCGGCCCCACCGGCATCGGCGTGCTCTACGCCAAGGCTCATCTGCTCGAGGCGATGCCGCCTTGGCAGGGCGGCGGCGACATGATCTCCTCGGTCACTTTCGAGAAGAGCACTTACAACGTCGTTCCCTATAAATTCGAGGCCGGCACCCCCGACATCTCGGGCGCGATCGGCTTGGGCGCGGCGGTCGATTACCTGAACAGCATCTGCTTCGGCGGCGCCGCAGCCTACGAGCACGAGCTGCTCGAGTACGGCACCGCCCTGCTCCAGGAGATCCCGGGACTCAAGATCGTCGGCACCGCCAAGGAGAAGGCCAGCGTCCTCTCCTTCACGATGGGCGACATCCATCCCCATGACATCGGGACGGTGCTCGACCTCGAGGGCGTCGCGATTCGCACCGGCCATCACTGCAACATGCCGCTGATGAAACGGCTGGGCCTGGCGGCCACCGCCCGGGCCTCGATGGCTTTCTACAACACCAAGGAAGAGCTCGACGTCCTGGCGCGCTCGCTCCGCAAGGTGAAAGAGGTGTTCGGCTGA
- a CDS encoding SUF system NifU family Fe-S cluster assembly protein: MMSELSELYQEVILDHNKQPRNYRKLEDANRQAEGYNPLCGDQLTVYLKMDGDKLADIGFLGSGCAISKASSSMMTSSVKGKSEAEIEELFQKFHQMVTGKPHAPVPEGLGKLEVFSGVCEFPSRVKCASLAWHTLRSALKNAGETVSTEAEEAGDDGYAHR; this comes from the coding sequence CTGATGTCGGAATTGAGCGAACTTTACCAAGAGGTCATCCTCGACCATAACAAGCAGCCGCGGAATTACCGCAAGCTCGAGGACGCCAACCGTCAGGCCGAGGGCTATAACCCGCTCTGCGGCGATCAGCTCACCGTCTACCTCAAGATGGACGGTGACAAGCTGGCCGACATCGGCTTCCTCGGCTCGGGTTGCGCGATCTCCAAAGCCTCGAGCTCGATGATGACCAGCTCGGTCAAGGGCAAGAGCGAGGCCGAGATCGAGGAGCTTTTCCAAAAATTCCACCAGATGGTCACCGGGAAGCCCCACGCGCCGGTGCCGGAAGGGCTGGGCAAGCTGGAGGTCTTCTCCGGCGTCTGCGAGTTTCCCTCGCGGGTCAAGTGCGCCAGCCTGGCCTGGCACACGCTGCGCTCGGCCCTGAAAAATGCCGGCGAGACCGTCTCGACTGAAGCGGAGGAGGCCGGCGATGACGGTTACGCCCATCGATAA
- a CDS encoding SUF system Fe-S cluster assembly protein, whose amino-acid sequence MTVTPIDKSVLEQKVIEMLSTCYDPEIPVNIYELGLIYKIDIDESKNVRLDMTLTSPMCPVAGSLPGEVQSKVQTIEGIGEVKVDLVWEPPWGPDKMSEAAKLQLNVPL is encoded by the coding sequence ATGACGGTTACGCCCATCGATAAATCGGTGCTGGAGCAAAAGGTGATCGAAATGCTGTCGACTTGCTACGACCCCGAGATTCCGGTGAACATCTACGAGCTGGGACTGATCTACAAGATCGATATCGACGAGAGCAAGAACGTGCGGCTCGACATGACCCTGACCTCGCCGATGTGCCCGGTGGCCGGTTCCTTGCCCGGCGAAGTCCAATCGAAGGTCCAAACCATCGAGGGGATCGGCGAGGTGAAAGTCGATTTGGTCTGGGAGCCGCCCTGGGGTCCCGACAAGATGTCGGAAGCGGCGAAGCTTCAGCTCAACGTGCCGTTATAA
- a CDS encoding alpha/beta hydrolase: MNLIFPGADYPHKPNAFGTPIAAEAEGRRIYLLVDDQIDPHQAKAVALYFHGNAEVVEDLDYVPPFFRRETWLTVLVEFPGYGHCPGVPGESSFYQAGLDAYDYVAKNLCPGLPVVVAAWSLGTPAAMYLAAQRKVAHLFLLSAMTSMVEVAQALYPMTPDLYFKDARFEVKGFWDKIQAPVTLIHGDEDEIVPVNMSRELKRHWQDQAELYEIPEGGHNDIYLLGAATIRQSLEKIAKGLTGAS, encoded by the coding sequence ATGAACCTGATCTTCCCCGGCGCCGACTACCCGCACAAGCCGAACGCCTTCGGCACTCCGATCGCGGCTGAAGCCGAGGGCCGCCGGATCTACCTCCTGGTCGACGACCAGATCGATCCGCACCAAGCCAAGGCCGTGGCCCTTTATTTTCACGGCAATGCCGAGGTGGTGGAGGATCTCGACTATGTCCCGCCCTTCTTCCGACGCGAAACCTGGCTCACGGTCCTGGTCGAATTTCCGGGCTATGGTCACTGTCCGGGCGTTCCCGGCGAAAGCTCATTTTACCAGGCCGGGCTGGACGCCTACGACTATGTCGCCAAGAATCTCTGTCCGGGCCTTCCGGTGGTGGTGGCGGCCTGGTCGCTGGGCACGCCGGCGGCGATGTATCTGGCGGCCCAGCGCAAGGTCGCCCATTTATTCCTGCTCTCGGCCATGACCTCGATGGTCGAGGTGGCCCAGGCCCTCTATCCGATGACGCCGGACCTTTATTTCAAGGATGCCCGCTTCGAGGTGAAGGGCTTTTGGGACAAGATCCAAGCGCCGGTGACCCTCATTCATGGCGATGAGGACGAGATCGTTCCGGTGAACATGAGCCGGGAGCTCAAGCGCCATTGGCAGGATCAAGCCGAGCTCTATGAAATCCCCGAGGGCGGGCACAACGACATTTACCTATTGGGCGCGGCGACGATCCGGCAGTCGCTGGAGAAGATTGCGAAAGGTCTGACCGGGGCATCCTGA